CGTGAGGAGATAGACGAACACGCGGAGCGTCGACACCTCGCGTCGCGTCGCCTCCAGGCGCGCCCAGTAGGCCATCGAGACCAGGTTCCCGACCAGGATCGCCACCGTCAGGCCGAATGCGACGGCGAGATACGGATTCTCGAACAGGAGGTCCGGGAAGGCCGGGAGTTGCACGCCCGGCGGTAGCCCGTCGTCCGATATAGGTCTTGTCGGTTGACTGTCCCGATCGAGCGGACGGTACCGACACAGAACCGTTTTCCTCGGCGCGCTCCACCCCTCGACCATGAGCGTCAGCGAGGAGTTCGACGAGTGGGCACGCGACGGCCGCGACGAGGGCATGGAGGAGCGCCACTGGCACACCGCCAAACACGCCCTCGCGCGGATGCCCGTCGAGGCGGGCGACACCGTCCTCGACCTGGGCTCGGGGAGCGGCTACGCCGGCCGCGCGCTCCGGGAGACGAAGGACGCGGCCCGGTCCTACGGCGTCGACGCCGCGCCGCAGATGGCCCGCAACGCCCGCGAGTACACCGACGACCGCCGGTCGGGCTTCCTGAACGGCGACTTCGAACACCTGCCGTTCGCCGACGACAGCGTCGACCACTGCTGGTCGATGGAGGCGTTCTTCTACGCCCGCGACCCCGACGCCGTGCTGGACGAACTCCGGCGAGTCATCCGGCCGGGCGGGACGTTCTACTGTGCGGTGAACTACTGGGAAGAGAGCGTCCACACGCACGAGTGGGACGAACTGGTCGAGGTGCCGATGATCCGCTGGAGCGAGGCCGAGTACCGCGAACACTTCCGCGACGCGGGCTTTCACGTCGCCGGCCAGGACCGGATCCCCGACACGGAGACGACGATTCCGCCGGCGGGGGAGTTCCCGACCGAGGACTTCGAAACCCGCGAGGCGATGGTCGAGCGCTACCGCGAGCACGGCACGCTACTGACCGTCGGCGTGGTGCCGTAGAACCGCGCGCCGACCGTCGATGCGGTCGGCGAGGGGGTCGCGAACGCCGCCGTCGCCGCCGCTCGTGCCAAACGTTTTGTAGGCTTCGCGTTCAGAGGGGAGTATGGCGCTGACGCGGCGACAACAGGTCCTCGGGGGCCTGTTCGTCGGCATGACGGTCCTGACGCTGCTGATCCTCTCGCGGGTGATCGGGATCGTCTTTTTCGCCATCACGGTGGCGTACGTGCTCTATCCCGTCCGTCGGGGCCTCGTCCACCGGGGCGTCCACCGCCGGGTCGCCGCCGCGACGGCCACGACGGTCGGGTTCCTGTTCGTCGCGCTCATCGTCGGGCCGGTGGTCTACGCGCTGTACGGCCGCCAGGCGCTCCTGCTTTCGTTCCTGCGGTCGATCCCGGCCGAACAGCCGGTGACGATCTTCGGGATGTCGTTCGTGATCGACGTGAGCGCGCTGATCGTGCGGGCACGGGCCGCCGTCGTCGACGTCGGATTCGATATCGCCGGGGCGGCGCCCGTCCTCGCGCTGAAGGGCTTCCTGTTCGTCTTTCTCGTGTACGGACTGCTGTTGCGGCCCGGGAGCGTCCACCGAGCGGCGCTCCGGCTGGTCCCCGGGGAGTACCACGACGTGGTGTTCGCGCTGCACCGCTGCGTGCGCGACACGCTGTACGCGCTGTACGTCCTGCAGGCCGCGACGGCGCTGGGGACGTTCGCGGTGGCGTACGTCGTCTTCTCGGTACTGGGCTACCCCAGCGCGTTCACGCTGTCGGTCTTTTCCGGACTCTTGCAGTTCATCCCCGTCCTCGGGCCGAGCATCCTCATCGCGGCCGTGGCGGTCGGCCAGGCGCTGGCCGGCGAGGTCACCGCCGCCCTCCTCGTCGCGAGCACGGGGCTGGTCCTGATCGGCTTCCTGCCGGACGCGCTGATCCGCCCGCGGCTCGCTTCGCTGACGACCGGGATGCCCGCGAGCCTCTACTTCGTCGGGTTCACCGGCGGCACGCTGAGTCTGGGCGTCGTCGGCGTCATCGCGGGCCCGCTGGTCGTCGCGCTGCTCGTCGAAGTGGTCGAACTGGTCACCGACGAACGTGCGAGCGTCCAGCAGACCTTCGACGAGGCCGCCGTCGTCCCCGACGCCGACGGCGACGACGACCGACCCCGCGGTCGGAACGGGCGCCTCAGCGACTACCTGTCCGACGGCGCGGCGGACTCGACCGGAGACCTGGCGGACCAGGTACCGGACGCGACGGACGGCGACCTCGCCGAGGAGTCCCCGGGCGACTCCGCCGGCGACCCGACCGACGACTGACGACCCGGCGACGGGTACGGCCCGAACGGCGAGTTACGCCCCGGTCTCCAGGTCGCGCCCGGCCGCCTTCCACTCGGTGAGACTCCCCTCGTAGAAGGCGAGGTCGGGGTACCCCAGGTGCCGGAGGACGGTGTAGGTGTGGCTGATCCGCCGGGCGGTGTTGCAGTAGAGCAGGACCCGTTTGTCGGGGTCGATCCCACGGTCGTCGAGGGTCGACTCGATCTCGTCGCGGGGCTTGAGCCCGCGGGTCTCGTCGTCGACGAGTTCGCGCCAGTCCAGCCGGACCGCGCCGGGGATGTGGCCCTCCTCGAACTCCCAGGCCTCGCGAGTGTCGACGACGACGGTGTCGGGGTCGTCGGTGGCCGCCGCGACCGCGTCGATCCCGACCAGCGGCGTCTCCGCCGGCGGGTCGACCTCGTAGGTCGAACGTTCGAAGTCGGTGCCCTCGCTCGTCGTCTCGTGGTCGAGCCGCCACGCGGAGAAGTCGCCGTCGAGCAGGTGTAACCGCCCGGGGTGGTGGCCGTACAGCTCGGCGGTCACGAGGAAGCGCGCAGCGAAGACGCCGTGAGTGTCGTCGTAGGCGACGATCCGGTCGTCGGCGGTTATCCCCGCCTCGGACATGAGGTCGGCGAAGGCGTCGGCGCCGGGGAGCATCCCCTGCCCGTCCCCCGACGCTTCGGTGTCGTCGGCGTCCCGCCCGTCGGGATCGGTCGTAGCGCCGTCTTCCGCGGCGTGGTCGTCGGCACGAAACGAGTCGAACGGGACGTTGACGGCGCCGGGGACGTGGCCGATACCGTCGAACTCCCAGGCGTCGCGGACGTCGACGATCCGGACCTCGTCGAGGCGGTCGGCCACCCACTCGGCCGGGACGACGATCTCGCTCATGTCCCGGGTTCGGGCGAGCGCACGCTTGAAGATGTCCTTCCGCCCCGGTCGGAGGTAGAGGCAATTTTGACCGGCGCGTGCGGGCATCGAGCGGGATATAAATCGAGTGGTCGAACACCACTGCGACCGTCGACCCGACCCGTCCCCCGGTCCGACCGCAGTGGCGAGAGCAGAGGGGAGAGGCCGTGAGAACCATAGACACGGAACGTTTCGGCAACAATCTCCGCTATAGTCGTCAAGGGGCGGGACATGCCGAAGCTCCTAGAGGTATATAGTCGGTAGACCAATGGTTCGATGAACATGAGCGACTACGCGAAAGACGTACTCGTCTCGGCGGACTGGGTCGAAGAGCATCTCGAGCACTTCGAGAGCGACGACGACGACTATCGGCTCGTCGAGGTCGACGTAGACACGGAGCTGTACGACGAGAGCCACGCGCCGGGCGCGGTCGGCTGGAACTGGGAGACAGATCTGCAGGACCAGGTCGAGCGCGACATCCTCGAGAAGGAGGACTTCGAGGCGCTGCTCGGTTCCCACGGCATCAGCGAGGACACCACGGTCGTCCTCTACGGTGACAACGCCAACTGGTTCGCGGCCTACACCTACTGGCAGTTCAAGTACTACGGCCACGACGACGTGCGCCTGCTCGACGGCGGCCGCGACTACTGGGTCGAGAACGACTACCCGCTGACCGACGAGGAGCCGGAGTTCTCGGAAGTCGAGTACGAGGCCGCCGGTCCGCGCGAGTCCATCCGCGCCTACCGAGAGGACGTCGAGAACGCCGTCGAGCGCGGCCTGCCGCTCGTCGACGTTCGCTCGCCCGAGGAGTTCTCCGGCGAGGTCCTGGCGCCCCCGGGACTCCAGGAGACCGCCCAGCGCGGCGGCCACATCCCCGGCGCCAGCAACGTCTCCTGGGCCGCCGTCACCAACGACGACGGCACCTTCAAGACCGCCGAGGAGATCGAGGAGCTGTACGCCGAGGAAGGCATTGAGGGTGACTCGACGGTCGTCGCCTACTGCCGCATCGGCGAGCGCTCGTCGGTCGCCTGGTTCGCCCTGCACGAGCTCGTCGGCTACGACGACGCCATCAACTACGACGGCTCCTGGACGGAGTGGGGCAACCTCGTCGGCGCCCCCATCGAGAAAGGCGAGGCCGAGTAAGCGAAGCGCACGAGGCCTCGTGGTGAGGCGGGGAGCGGAGTGACCCGCCGAACGGCTCTCGGGCGACTGAGCGGAGCGACAGAGCCCGAAAATCGGAGCGGCGAGCGACTGCGAGCCGCGGAGAAGGGCAACTGAGGTCGCTCACGCGATTCGCATTTTTTCGGCGCCACGGCCGATAGCCGCTGAACTCTCCGTGTGTCCGGTTTCGAACGAACGTTTAATTGCGTTCCCACCGTAGTGGGAGATATGGGGACGAGCGAGGACCGACGCGTCGACGAGAAGGGACGGGTCACGATCCCGAAGTCGATCAGGGAGGCGTTGCAGATCGACCCCGGGGAAGAGGTCGCCGTGGAGTTAGCGGACGACCGGATCGTCATCCGCAATCGCATCTCGCGGGAGCAACTGGTCGAGCGACTGGAGGGGTGTGTCAGCGAGGAGACTCGGGCCGACGACGCCGACCGGATCGATCCCGACGACCTGAAAGCCGACTGGACGAGCGACCTCCCGAACTGATGTACTGCCTCGACGCGAACGTCTGGATCTACTTCCTCGACGCCGACCTCGACGAACACGAGACGGTCCGCGACGACGTGGCCGAGGTACTCCGCTCTCGGCCGCTGTTCACGACGACGGTCCTCCAGATGGAGGTCGTCCACTACCTGACGAACCAACTGGCCGACAGCGAGCGCCACGTCGAACGCGTGCTATCGATCGAGGATTCGACCGTCGCGGAGCTACGACCCGCCGACGTGAAGCGGGCGGCGAAGCTGCTCGCCGAGTACGACCAGTCCGGGATCGGCGGCCGGGACGCGACGGTGTTGGCCGCGATGGAGCGACACGGCGTCGGGCGGCTCTGGACGCACGACGACGCGCTCAAACGGATGGACGACTGCCTCGACTGGCTGACGGTCACGGATCCCGTGAGCGAATAGCGACTGTCGGGGTCACGGGTCTCTCCGGTCCCAACCGTTTTCAGCCCGCCCGGCGAACGCTCGGCCATGGAACTATCGGCCTTCCGCGAGCCGCTGTCCCGGGAGGAGACCGCCGGATTGCTCGCGACCGCCGCGGTCGTCGCCGTACTGCTCGGCCCCGGTGCGATCACCCTCGCCGAGGGGTCGTCGGTCCTGCTCACGGCCGTCTCGGCGCTCGCGATGGGCACGCTCGCGTTCGTCGTCGGCGCCCTCGCGCTCGTCGCGATACGGGAACTGCGCGGCGACGACGAGGAGTGACCGAACAGCGACGAGGGTGACCGGCCGCCGGTCCGGTCGCTCGCCGCCGGTCCGGTCCCCGAGAACTGATCGAACGTCCACGAAACGTCACCCTCTTTTACGCCGACGCGGACGGGCGGACGTGTCCCGTTTCGCCGTCCGGACGGCGGTCCACGCCGGCGCCCTGCTCGCGGTGACGGGCGCCGTCGCCTGGCTCACGGGGACCCCGTTCGTCTTCCCGAGTCTCGGCCCGACCGCGTACGTGTTGGCGACCCGGCGGACGGCCGACCGCTCGGCGCTCGCCCGGGTCGTCGCGGCCCACGTCGTCGGTGTCGCCGCCGGGCTGGGCTCCTACCGACTGCTCGCCGACTGCGTCGTCGTCACCGCGGACCTCGCGCCCCGGTCGCCCGCCCTGGCGGCCGTCGTCGCCAGCGGCGTCCTCGCGCTGGCGCTGACCAGCGCCGGGATGGTCGTGACGGGCACGATCCACCCGCCCGCCTGTGCGACGACGCTCATCGTCTCGCTCGGGCTGTTGCCGACGCTTTGGGAGGGACTGTTCATCGCCATCGCGGTCTGCGTCCTCGTCGGTACTCACGCCGTCGTCGTCCGGACCCTCTCGGTTTCGGACGAGCGCGAACGGCCGACCCCCGACGCCTCGTGACGGTCCGGGAGCAAGATTGACAAAGACGGGCCGTCAGATCCCCGTATGGACGAGACCCTCCGCGAGCGACTCGACGGCGACGACGCGCTCGCCGACGCCGCCGCCACCGTCCTCGACCGCGCCGAATCGGGCGACGGCACGGTCGCCTGGGCCGACGTGAGCGGCGCAGTCCCCGCCGAACAGTGGGGTCGGCTGCTCGAATCCGAAGTCCTGGTCGCCACCGACGCCGGGTTCGTCGTCGACGACCCCGACGCCGTCCGGGCAGCGGTGGGCGACCGCGACGGCGCCGAGATCCGGGACGACACCGAGACCGCCGACGGTGCCGACGCCGACTCCGGCGGCTGGTCGATGGCCGACAAGCTCGCCGGCGTCGCCGCGCTCGGGCTGATGGCCAGCTACCAGGTGCCGATGGCCCGCGACGCGATCGGGAGCACCGCAGACCTCTTCCTCGGCCCGGTCGAGGCCGCCCTGCCGTTCGGGGTCACGGTCGCGCTGCTGGCGGTCGCGACCACGCTCGTCTCCACGACGCTCCGGCGCCGGCTGATGGACGGCAACCCCCAAGACATCGCGAAGGACCGAATGGAGACGGTCAAAGAACGGCTGGACGCGGCCCGCGAGCGCGGCGACGACGAGGCCGTCGAACGGCTGCAGTCCCGTCAGCAGGAGCTGATGCTGGAGCAACTCGGGGCGATGAAGCGGATGGTCCGGCCGATGGTCTACGCGATGCTGGTGACGATACCGGTGTTCCTGTGGATCACGTGGCTGACGGTCAACCCCGCCGCCGCGATCACGCCGGCCGCGCAGGTGTTACCGATCGCCGGTCGCGTCGTCTGGACGGCCAAACTGGTCGGCCCGATCCAGGTGTGGACGGTCTGGTACATCGCCTGCTCGCTCCTCTCGAACGTCGCGGGCAAGCGCGTCGCGAAGAAAGTCGGGCCGGCGGTCACGGACTACCGGTCGGCGTTCTGAGCCCGGTTCAGTTCGATTTCGGCCGTTCCGTCGGTCACTCGTGGCCGATGATCGGCTGCGGTTCGTACGGCTCCTCCAGGTACGCCACGTCCGAGGCCGACAGCGAGATCTCCAGCGCCTCGACGGCCTGTTCGAGGTGTTCGACGCTCGTGGTGCCGACGATGGGCGCGTCGACGTACTCGTTCTGGAACTGCCAGGCGAGTGCGATCTGGGCCATCGTCACGCCGTGGTCGGCGGCCAGTTCCTGCACGCGCTCGTTGATCTCCTCGCCGCCGCCGCGCTCGTACTCCGGCGTCGGGTTGTGGAAGTTCTCGGGGTCGCCGCGGTTGGTGCGTTCGAGTTCGTCGAAGGGCCGGGCGAGGAAGCCCTGACCGAGCGGGCCCCACGGGACGACGCCGATGTCCTCTTTGTCACAGAGGGGGAGCATGTCGCGTTCCTCCTCGCGGTAGGCCACGTGGTAGTGGTTCTGCATCGTCTCGTAACTCAGGAGGTCCTCGCGCTCGCTCGTCCGCAACTGCTCGACGAGGTCGTGAGTCCACATCGAGGAGGTGCCGGCGTGGCGGATCTTCCCGCGACGACGGGCGTCGTCGAGCGCTTCGAGCGTGGTCTCCGGCGGGGTCTCGGGGTCGACGCGGTGGGTCTGGTACAGGTCGATGGTGTCGAGGCCGAGGCGGTCGAGCGAAGCGTCGAGTTCCTGCTCGATGGTCTTGCGCGAGAGGCCCGAGGCGTTGGGCGTGTCCTCGCCGACGGGGAACCGGACCTTGGTCGCGACGACCTGCTCGTCGCGGTCGTATTCGGCCAGTACGTCACCGAGGATCTCCTCGCTCTCGCCGTCGGAGTAGGCGTTGGCGGTGTCGAAGAAGTTCACGCCCAGGTCGATGGCGCGTTCGATGACCTCCCGGCCCTCGTCCTCGTCTAACATCCACGGCTCCTCGCTGCCGAAGCTCATACAGCCCAGGCAGATCTGCGAGACCTCCATCCCGGTCGACCCGAGTGTGGTGTACTCCATGGGGGCCCTCGGAAGTAGCCAGGCAAAAGGCTGGCCCTCGCGGCTCAGGGTTCCGAAAGTTATCCGGCGCCCGGCCGGCTGTCGGCCGCTCAGTCCCCGGCGGCGGCGTCGGGGCGGTAGTCGCGACTGACCACCTTCCACGTCCCGGAGCGATAGCGGTAGTAGGTGATGACGGCCGGCACGGCCATCTCGGCGAGGATAGCGGCGTACAGCGCCGTCTGGCCGATCTCGGGCACTGCGATCCCGAGGTAGGCGATGGGGATCGCGAACAGGTACAGCCCGGTGAGCTGGGCGTAGAACGGCCAGCGCGTGTCGCCGCTGGTCCTGAGCGGCCCGGTCGAGCCGCCGTAGACGCCGCTAAAGAGGACGCCGAAGCAGGCGACGCGAATGAAGGTGACGACGGTCGGGAGGATCGAGGGGTCGTCGACGAACACGCGACCGATGGGGCGGGCGAGGACGAACACGCCGACGGCGATGACGGCGTAGCATGCCAGCGAGAAGCGGATGATGTCGTGGGCCCACGCGCCGGCGTCGTCCTCGTCGTCCTGGCCGAGCGCCTGGCCGACGAGGCTGGAGGAGGCCATGCTGAAGCCCCAGTTGGGCGTGTCCATCAGCGCGCGGACCCGCATCGCGACGACGTAGGCGGCGACGACGTTCGGGCCGAACAGGCCGACGATGTACAGCTTCGGGAACTGGCCGCCGCTACGGGCGAGGTTGGTCCCGATCAGCGGCGTCGCCATCTCCACCAGATCGCCCAGCAGCGATCGGTCGAGGTGGGGGCCAGAGAGTGGGACCTGCACGGGGAACTCGCCGATTCCGGGCAGACCACCGCGGGCGAGGCCGACCGCGAACGCGGCCGTGACCAGCGCGTTCGAGAGCGCGGTCCCGATGGCGGCGCCGACGACGCCCCAGCCGAAGCCGAAGATGAGCACGGCGTTGATGAGGATGTTGAGCGCCGCACCGCCGCCGCGGAGGATCATCGGCGTCCAGGCGTCGTCGGCGCCGACGAGCGCGCGGCTGCCGATGAGGTTCAGGGCCCCGAACGGGACGCCGAAGGCGACGACCGCGAGGTAGTCGGCGCCGAACGCGACCGCGGCGTCGCCCGAGCCGATGAGGCCGATCAGCGGCTCGGCGAGGTACCAGTAGACGGCGATCAGCGGGACGGTGATCGCGACCGTGAGCAGCGCGCTGGCTTTCACCGAGAGGGCGAGTTCCTCGTAGGCGTCGGCGCCGAAGCGCTGGGAGACGAGACCGATGGTCCCGCCGGCGACGCCGCCGCCCAGGGCGAACGCGAGGCCCCAGAAGGGGCTGGCGTAGCCGACGCCGGCGATGGCGGTCGGACCGAGCGCGATGCCGACCATCGCCACGTCGGCCGTCGAGCGGGACATCCGCGCGAGGCCGGTGACGATGCGGGGCCACGCCAGGTCGGTCGCCCGCTCGACGCGCTCGCGGTCGATGACGCCGGCGCGGGCGACGAGCGACCCTACCCAGAGGAGCAGCGCGCGAACGGGATTGTACCGGGACCAGGACACGGAGACCCGTCTACGCTCTACCGTGAAAACGGTTTAGAAACGGGAACGGGCCGCCGAGACCGACGCCCTCGGGCGACGAGTCGACAGCGTTATCGGCGGCGATATCGATCCCGAAATCGACCTCCCCGTGCAGACACTCGACGCACTCGGGTCGATCCCCTCCGTCTTCCTCTCGTCGGTGGCGCCGCCGCTGTCGATCGCCCTCGCCGGCTACCTGCTCGGCCGCGTCCGCGAGGTCGACACCGAGCCGCTGAGCACGGTCACCGTCTACGTCCTCCTGCCGGCGCTGGTGTTCGAGACGCTCGTCACGCTCGAGACCGGGCTCGGGACCGCCGCCGCGGCCGTCGCCGCGATGGTCGGGTTCACCGCCGTCGTCGGCGCGCTCTCGTGGGCGGTGAGTCGGGCGCGCGGCCGCGAGGGGACGGTCGTCGTCGGCGCCGCGATGGCCGCCGCCGTCCCCAACACCGGCAACTTCGGCATCCCCGTCGCCACCTTCGCGTTCGGCGCCGCCGGCCGCTCGACCGCCGTCCTGTTCGTCCTCGTCCAGAACCTGCTGCTGTACACCGTCGGCGTCTACCTGCTCACTCGCGGCGGCGAGCGCGACGACCGGGCGGCGCTCGGCCGCGTCGCCCGCCAGCCCGTCGTCTGGGCGGTTCTCGCAGCCGGCACGACGGTCGCGCTCGGCGTCGTCCCACCGGAGAACGGGACGGCGATGGACACGCTCCGACTGGCCGGCGACGCGTCGATCCCCGTGTTCCTCGTCGTGCTCGGCCTGCAGGTCGAGTCGATGGACCTCGGTGCGACCGTCCGTGAGACGCTCCCGACGGTGGGGCTGAAACTGCTGGTCGCGCCGGTCGTCGCCGTCGCGGTCGCGGCGCTCGTCGACGTCGGCGACCCGACGGTGACCGCCGCGTTCGTCGTCCTCGCGGCCGGCCCCGCGGCGGTCACCCCGCTCGTCCTCTCGATCGAGTTCGGCGACGACGGCGCGGCCGGACCGGGCGACGAACGTGGCGGCGTGTCGACCGCCGACTACGTGGGGACCGTCGTCTTCCTCACGATCCTCGGGAGCCTCCCCGTCGTCACCGGACTGGTGTTGCTGGCGGAGTTGGGCGTGCTGGGGTGAGCGGCGACGATCGGCTAGCTCGGTCCCGGACCGGCCCTCAGAAGCTCCCGACGATCTCGTCGAGGTCGAACAGCCGGAGGTCGTCGCGACCGGCGGCAGCCTCGCGGACCGACTCCCTGAACCCGTTTCGGGCGAACAGCGCGTAGTTCCGGTCGACGCCGGTCCCGTCGGGTGTCCACCGGATCTCGCCTGCGTGGGATTCGAGCGACGCGAGCGCGCCGTAATCGAGCGGTGCGCTCGTGAACTTGCATTCCCCTGCGACCATCGTGCCGTCGTCGGCCAGCCCGACGACGTCGACCTCGTGTTCCTTGTACCACCACCGGCCGATATCGACGAACGTCTCGTCGGGGTACAGCTCGGGGAGCGCGTCCCCACAGAGCCGTTCGAACTCCGGGCTCACGAAATCCGCCATCTCCGGCTCGACGACTGTCTCGTAGGCGTCCGTACCGAGCCGCTCGTACCGGTCCTCGTTTCCGTAGACGAACCTGAACCAGAACCGGAACAGCGGGTCGCGGATCCGATAGCGCCCGCGGCGCGACCGCGTCTCGTCCTCGGTGACCGGAACCTCGCGCTCGACGAGGCGGAGTCGTTCCAGCTTCCCCGTGTACGTCGATATCTGCTTCCCGTCGATGCCGACCGTCCCCGCGATCTCGTTGGCGGTCGCGTCCCCCGCGGCGATGGCTTTCAGGATGGCGAAGTACCGGTTCGGTTCGGTCAGTTCGGTGCGGAGGACGTACTCGGGCTCGTTGTGCAGAAACCCCTGCCGTGCGAGGAGCGAACGCCGGACGACCGATCCGAGGTCGTGGTCCAGTTCGACGCCGTCCAGATAGTACGGCGTTCCGCCGAACACTCCCCAGGCGAACACTCGCTCCTCGGGCGTGTAGGAATCGGGGAAGAACTCACACGCGGCGCCGAAGTCGAGCTGTCGGAGGTCGATCTTCTCCGTGAATCGACCGTACAGCGGACTGTTACCGAGGAGCGTCGCCTCCTCCATCATGCTGATCGACGAGCCGACCAGCACGAGTGTCGCCGCGCTGTCTCGTATCTCCTGATCCCAGAGCCGCTGGACGACCGACGGGAGGCTCTCGTCGGCATCGATGAGGTACGGGAACTCGTCCAGTACGACGACCGCGTCCCGTTCGGCCAGGTATCCGAGGAGCGACTCCCAGTCGGCTCTGATCCGGTCGACGCCCGGGAACGACTCCGACGCGAGCTCGACGAACTCGTCGAGCTGTACCTGCGAGGTCGTCTCCGTCGCCTGATACAGTACGGCGTCCTCGCGTTCGGCCAGCGACTCCCGGACGAGTTCGGTCTTCCCGAGGCGGCGACGCCCGAAGACGACGACCATCTCCGCCTCGTCGGACTCGTAGCACTCGACGAGTCGCGAGAGTTCCGCCCGGCGATCGACGAATCGGTCCATACTACGTCATGTGCGGACATCGACATAGTGCTACCGAATAACCAAATTTGGAATAGACTAATCTGAAATAGGCTAATTCAGATTTGGTTATCTGGCCGAACCCGTCGCGGACCGATCGAGCGAAACACGCTGGTCGGTAGCCGACTGCTCTCCGGGGTCGTCGATCGGTGAATCGCAGAAGTCGGCGAACGGGTGAATAGCCGCCGACTCGCTACACCTCGACGGCGTCGCCCACGGCGGGCGCCGTCGCGTCGAAGCCGTCCTCGCGGAGCTCCGCGGCGAAGGCCTCGCAGCGGTCGCCGTGGTTGACCAGCACGTCGGCCTCGCGGTAGTCGTCGAGGAATTCGAGAATCCCTTCGCGGTCGGCGTGGGCGGAGAAGTCGTAGGACTCGACCTGCGCGGCGACGGGCATCCGCCGGCCGTCGATCTCGGCGCTACCGGTGTCGAGCAGGTCCCGGCCGGGCGTGCCCTCGACCTGGTAGCCCGTCATCGCGACCTTGTTCGTCGGCGACCCGCGGATCGCAGGGATGTACGTCATCGCCGGCCCGCCCGAGAGCATCCCGCTGGTGGTGACGACGACGGTGTTGTCCGCGGCGATCCGTCGGCGCTGACCGTCGCGACCGTCGACGAACCTCGCGTTGGATTTGGCCCGCCCCAGCGCGTCGGCGTCGCGGACGAACTCGGGGTGGCGCCGGAGCATCTCGGTCACCCGCTTGCCCATCCCGTCGACGTAGCAGTCGATGTCGTGGGCCTCGCAGATCAGGAGCACCTCCTGGGTGCGTCCGATGGCGAACGCGGGGACGACGACCGTGCCGCCCTGCCAGACCGTCGTCCGGAGGCTCTCGGCGAACTGGTCCTCGATAGCTCCCCGGTCTTCGTGGGTCACGTCGGAGTAGGTCGCCTCGCAGATCACGGCGTCGGCGTCGGGCCGGGCGGTGGTTCCCGGGACCAGTCGTTGATCGCCCGTGTGGAAGTCGGATGTGTAGAGCAAGCGCGTCTCCCCGTCGTCGACGACGACGTGGGCGCTTCCGGGGATGTGGCCGGCCTCGTAGAAGGTGACCTCGTAGCCGGCGGCCTCGAACGACTCTCGATAGCCGTGGGTCTCGGAGACCTGGGTGACCCGACGGACCTCGGTCTCGGTGAACGGGCAGTCGTAGGTGCCGCCGTGCAGTTTGAGCGTGTCGCGGGCGAGGGTGAGCGCGAGTTCGCGCGTCGGCGGCG
This DNA window, taken from Halosimplex litoreum, encodes the following:
- a CDS encoding MBL fold metallo-hydrolase, which translates into the protein MNVRFLGGAREVGRSAILIDDRLLLDYGLLTGNPPRFPVDSVDPEAVVVSHGHLDHVGAVPSLCSGDRRPPIHWTPPTRELALTLARDTLKLHGGTYDCPFTETEVRRVTQVSETHGYRESFEAAGYEVTFYEAGHIPGSAHVVVDDGETRLLYTSDFHTGDQRLVPGTTARPDADAVICEATYSDVTHEDRGAIEDQFAESLRTTVWQGGTVVVPAFAIGRTQEVLLICEAHDIDCYVDGMGKRVTEMLRRHPEFVRDADALGRAKSNARFVDGRDGQRRRIAADNTVVVTTSGMLSGGPAMTYIPAIRGSPTNKVAMTGYQVEGTPGRDLLDTGSAEIDGRRMPVAAQVESYDFSAHADREGILEFLDDYREADVLVNHGDRCEAFAAELREDGFDATAPAVGDAVEV
- a CDS encoding aldo/keto reductase codes for the protein MEYTTLGSTGMEVSQICLGCMSFGSEEPWMLDEDEGREVIERAIDLGVNFFDTANAYSDGESEEILGDVLAEYDRDEQVVATKVRFPVGEDTPNASGLSRKTIEQELDASLDRLGLDTIDLYQTHRVDPETPPETTLEALDDARRRGKIRHAGTSSMWTHDLVEQLRTSEREDLLSYETMQNHYHVAYREEERDMLPLCDKEDIGVVPWGPLGQGFLARPFDELERTNRGDPENFHNPTPEYERGGGEEINERVQELAADHGVTMAQIALAWQFQNEYVDAPIVGTTSVEHLEQAVEALEISLSASDVAYLEEPYEPQPIIGHE
- a CDS encoding MATE family efflux transporter; protein product: MSWSRYNPVRALLLWVGSLVARAGVIDRERVERATDLAWPRIVTGLARMSRSTADVAMVGIALGPTAIAGVGYASPFWGLAFALGGGVAGGTIGLVSQRFGADAYEELALSVKASALLTVAITVPLIAVYWYLAEPLIGLIGSGDAAVAFGADYLAVVAFGVPFGALNLIGSRALVGADDAWTPMILRGGGAALNILINAVLIFGFGWGVVGAAIGTALSNALVTAAFAVGLARGGLPGIGEFPVQVPLSGPHLDRSLLGDLVEMATPLIGTNLARSGGQFPKLYIVGLFGPNVVAAYVVAMRVRALMDTPNWGFSMASSSLVGQALGQDDEDDAGAWAHDIIRFSLACYAVIAVGVFVLARPIGRVFVDDPSILPTVVTFIRVACFGVLFSGVYGGSTGPLRTSGDTRWPFYAQLTGLYLFAIPIAYLGIAVPEIGQTALYAAILAEMAVPAVITYYRYRSGTWKVVSRDYRPDAAAGD
- a CDS encoding ATP-binding protein — protein: MDRFVDRRAELSRLVECYESDEAEMVVVFGRRRLGKTELVRESLAEREDAVLYQATETTSQVQLDEFVELASESFPGVDRIRADWESLLGYLAERDAVVVLDEFPYLIDADESLPSVVQRLWDQEIRDSAATLVLVGSSISMMEEATLLGNSPLYGRFTEKIDLRQLDFGAACEFFPDSYTPEERVFAWGVFGGTPYYLDGVELDHDLGSVVRRSLLARQGFLHNEPEYVLRTELTEPNRYFAILKAIAAGDATANEIAGTVGIDGKQISTYTGKLERLRLVEREVPVTEDETRSRRGRYRIRDPLFRFWFRFVYGNEDRYERLGTDAYETVVEPEMADFVSPEFERLCGDALPELYPDETFVDIGRWWYKEHEVDVVGLADDGTMVAGECKFTSAPLDYGALASLESHAGEIRWTPDGTGVDRNYALFARNGFRESVREAAAGRDDLRLFDLDEIVGSF
- a CDS encoding AEC family transporter is translated as MQTLDALGSIPSVFLSSVAPPLSIALAGYLLGRVREVDTEPLSTVTVYVLLPALVFETLVTLETGLGTAAAAVAAMVGFTAVVGALSWAVSRARGREGTVVVGAAMAAAVPNTGNFGIPVATFAFGAAGRSTAVLFVLVQNLLLYTVGVYLLTRGGERDDRAALGRVARQPVVWAVLAAGTTVALGVVPPENGTAMDTLRLAGDASIPVFLVVLGLQVESMDLGATVRETLPTVGLKLLVAPVVAVAVAALVDVGDPTVTAAFVVLAAGPAAVTPLVLSIEFGDDGAAGPGDERGGVSTADYVGTVVFLTILGSLPVVTGLVLLAELGVLG